TTCATGGAGCGGATGTGCTTCAAGGCTTGGGGCGAGGGCCTGCTGCTCTTGGTGGAGGCGCTCTTGCTGGAGCAAAAATTCTTTTTGCTGGGCGATCAGCCCACCGACTTTTTCGCGCAGTTGGGCGAGGGTTTCCTTGAGCCCGTCGACCACAGTCCGGGCGTTGGCCTCTTCCTGTTCATCGTGACGGGTCAGGCTGTGCAGCAACGCTTCAGGCTGATGGTACGGATGTTCGGCGCTGCCACACACCGGGCATGGCTGGTCATCTTGCAGCTGCCCACGGAGTTCCTCGACGCTGGCGCTACGGGCCAGGCGCTGGCGCTCCAGAAGCTGGCGGGTGATCTGCAGGGTTTGCTCGGCCACCTCAAGGTCGGCTTTGGCCTGAATGCCTTGCTGGCTCAGACGCTCCCGTTCCTGCTGCACGCTTTGTTGCTTGAGTTGCAGTTCGTGCAGGCGGTTGTCCAGCGCCTGCTGGCTGCTGCACAGGCGCTGCAACTCTTCAAATGCACGCTGTTGCTGGCGGTTGTCTTGCAGCAAGCTGCCCAGGGTCTGGATTTGCTCGTTGACCGCGTGGGGCTCGGCCCCGGCTTCCTGGAACAGGATTTCCAGGCTGTTGCGCAGCCCGGTCAGTTCCTGCGAGGCCTGCTGTGCCCGAAGCTCCAGGCCCGGTACTTCCTTGCGCCCGGTGCTCAGGTTATTGCTCAACCGCACCAATTGCTGAAGCCGTGGGCGATAGGCGTCCCAGGCACTGGCCAGTGGCGCGAGCGCGTTGCTGTGTTCGAGCTGCGCGGCTATTTGTACAAGGCGTTCGGCGCCTTGTTGCTGGCGCTCAAGCAACGTATTGAGCGCCAGTTGCCCTTCGGTGCACGCCTCTTCGGCCTGCTGCTGGAGGGCTTGCTGGGTGGTGAGGGTCTGGGTCAGGCGATTGAGGTTGGCCTGTTCCAGATGGGCTTGTTGCACCTGGGGGGCGCAATCGCGCTGCAGGGTCTGGGCATGGGTCGCCGCCAGCCGGGCGGTGTGCAGCTCGGCTTCAAGCCGGGTTCGGCGCTCGCCCAATTCGGTCTGTTGCTGAAGATGGGCGCTGATGTGCCCGGCCAATGGACTCAGTTGCGCATCCAGCTCGGCCAACCGGGCAAATTGATGGCGCTGCGGCGCCAGTTGTTCGAGCAGATGCAGGGTCTGGCGCTGATCGGCCTGGCTGTCCCACAGGGTTTGCGCTTGCTGCAATTGCTCGGCGGCACTGTGTTGCTGTTCTTGCAGTTCGCTCAGGGTTTTGAGCCAGGTGTGTTGCAGCTCCAGCTGCTTGAGCTGCCCTTGCTGGTTTTTTAACTGCTGCTGCGCGTCGTTGAAGCGCTGGTCCAGTTCGGCGCGATCCTGGGGCTCAAGGGGGGTGACGCCCACGGCCTGATCCTGCAATTGCCTGTGCGCGTCCTTGGCTTCTTTGGCCTTGTCGAATGCGCGCTTGCCCAGACGGGTGTAGAGCGCGGTGTCGGTGAGTTTTTCCAGCAGTTCACTGCGTTCGTTGTCATCGGCCTTGAGAAAGGCGCTGAACTCGCTCTGGGCCAGCATCACGGCGCGGGTGAACTGTTCGAAATTGAGCCCCAGCCGGGACTCGAGCTGGACTTTGTAGTCGCCTTTCTGGCTGGCCAGCAGTTGATCGCTGTCTAGATCGCGCAGGCTCTGGCGGCTGGCTTGCAGCTTGCCTGTGGCCTTTTCGCGGGCGCGGTTGGCCTCCCAGCGTGCGCGGTAGCGACGGCCGTCGATGCCCACAAAGTCGACTTCGGCATAGCCTTCGCCGGTGCCACGGCGCAGCAGGGTGCGCGGGTCGCCGGTGGCGATTTCGCCGTCGGCATCCGGGACCTTCGCATCGCGACCGGTGTTGTTCAGCCGGGGCACGGCGCCAAACAGGGCCAGGCACAGGGCGTCGAGCAGGGTGCTCTTGCCGGCGCCGGTAGGGCCGGTGATTGCAAACAGCCCGGCGCTGGCCAGGGGTTCTGCGGTGAAATCGAGTTCGAAGGGGCCGGCCAGGGAGGCGAGGTTTTTCAGGCGAATGGCGAGAATTTTCATGGCTGTTCACCTTCTTGCTGAACTTCCTGCAGCAACACGGCGAAGTCCTTGAGGGTCTGTTCGTCGGCGTCGCTGCCATAGTTTTCTTGCCAGGCCCGGCTGAACAGTTCCTGGGGCGTCAACTGGTCGAGTTCGATCAGCCGTGAGCCGTCGTCATCCCCGGCCCGGCTGCCGCTGCCGGCATATTCGGCGGCGATGCGCACCAGTCGCACGGATTTGCCCTGCAGCGCGGTTTCGATTTGTTGGCGCAAGTCGGGCTGCGGCTCGTCAAGTTTGACCCGCACTTCAAGCCAGGGCTGGCGCTGGGTATCGGCCAGCAAGTCGATATCGGGCAGCTCACCCAGCTGGGTGAGGATGTCGGCCAGGGGCAGCGGGCCGACACGTTGCAGATTGACGGAGCGGGGGATCAGCAGCGGCTCGACGCTGACCAGTGTTTCGCCATCGAGTTTCACGTCGAGGATCTGATGCGGGTAGGCGATTTCCGAGAAGGACAGCGGGATCGGTGAGCCGCAGTAGCGGATCCGGTCTTCGCTGTTGACGCGCTGCGGCTTGTGCAAGTGGCCCAGGGCGACATAGCTGATGCTGGGGCCGAACAGGCTGGCGGGCAGTGCTTCGGCGTTGCCGATGATCAGGCTGCGCTCGGAGTCTTCCGAGACGGAGCCGCCGGCCATGTGCGCGTGGCTGATGGCGATCAGGGCCTGGCCCGGCTGGCGTTTGGCGTTGGCCGCGGCGATCAGTTTTTCATGGACCTGGCCGATACCGCGCAGGTAGTCATCCCCCAGGTGTGCGCCAGTCACTTCTGCTGGGCGCAGAAACGGCAGTGCCAGGCACCAGGCACCAATGTTGTCGTTGGCATCGGGCAGGGGGATGAGCAGGCGTTCGGCGTCGAGCTGGCCGTCATCGAGCCATAACACCCGGCCCAGCGCGTGGGTGCGCAAACGGCGCATCAGCGGGGCGGGCAGTTCGATGCGCGAGCCGGAATCGTGGTTGCCGGCAATCATCACGATGGTGAGTTTGGGTTGTTGCTCATGGGCGCTGACGATGAAGTCGTAGAGCCGTTCCTGGGCTTTGACCGGCGGGTTGACGGTGTCGAAGATGTCCCCGGCAATCAGCAGT
This genomic stretch from Pseudomonas deceptionensis harbors:
- a CDS encoding AAA family ATPase — translated: MKILAIRLKNLASLAGPFELDFTAEPLASAGLFAITGPTGAGKSTLLDALCLALFGAVPRLNNTGRDAKVPDADGEIATGDPRTLLRRGTGEGYAEVDFVGIDGRRYRARWEANRAREKATGKLQASRQSLRDLDSDQLLASQKGDYKVQLESRLGLNFEQFTRAVMLAQSEFSAFLKADDNERSELLEKLTDTALYTRLGKRAFDKAKEAKDAHRQLQDQAVGVTPLEPQDRAELDQRFNDAQQQLKNQQGQLKQLELQHTWLKTLSELQEQQHSAAEQLQQAQTLWDSQADQRQTLHLLEQLAPQRHQFARLAELDAQLSPLAGHISAHLQQQTELGERRTRLEAELHTARLAATHAQTLQRDCAPQVQQAHLEQANLNRLTQTLTTQQALQQQAEEACTEGQLALNTLLERQQQGAERLVQIAAQLEHSNALAPLASAWDAYRPRLQQLVRLSNNLSTGRKEVPGLELRAQQASQELTGLRNSLEILFQEAGAEPHAVNEQIQTLGSLLQDNRQQQRAFEELQRLCSSQQALDNRLHELQLKQQSVQQERERLSQQGIQAKADLEVAEQTLQITRQLLERQRLARSASVEELRGQLQDDQPCPVCGSAEHPYHQPEALLHSLTRHDEQEEANARTVVDGLKETLAQLREKVGGLIAQQKEFLLQQERLHQEQQALAPSLEAHPLHEQWLAQDPARREQWLTQRLSQLQHSITQDEQRQNALLALQKEAAHLQQQVQRCTEASQLATQQLAEQQLHLNADSQRLDDELSELAGVLAPATLDALRDNASACFMALDQQVADRVAQLNQQRDEQAEQAERASSIEREQYQQANRRKELDALQRNVKELGEQQQTSRHSLKQWLGDFSSAEQWQQTLEQAVELARTAQTQAEQALQATANQLLQLAAELKSEQGRLHALQQEHDTLNALLAQWRAQHNELDDSRLQQLLAYDEAQVRELRLQLQNSEKAVEQARVLLQERVQRLAQHQAHANGNLDAESLNIALSELHAQLAVSEQQCAELRAQQSEDQRRQQANQALAQRIAQAYEEWQRWARLSDLIGSGTGDKFRKIAQAYNLDLLVHHANVQLRQLVRRYRLKRGGSMLGLLVMDTEMGDELRSVHSLSGGETFLVSLALALGLASMASSTLKIESLFIDEGFGSLDPESLQLAMDALDGLQAQGRKVGVISHVQEMHERIPVQIQVRRQGNGLSTVEVK
- a CDS encoding exonuclease SbcCD subunit D C-terminal domain-containing protein encodes the protein MRLFHTSDWHLGQNLHGQERDFEHACFLTWLLAQLGQQQPDVLLIAGDIFDTVNPPVKAQERLYDFIVSAHEQQPKLTIVMIAGNHDSGSRIELPAPLMRRLRTHALGRVLWLDDGQLDAERLLIPLPDANDNIGAWCLALPFLRPAEVTGAHLGDDYLRGIGQVHEKLIAAANAKRQPGQALIAISHAHMAGGSVSEDSERSLIIGNAEALPASLFGPSISYVALGHLHKPQRVNSEDRIRYCGSPIPLSFSEIAYPHQILDVKLDGETLVSVEPLLIPRSVNLQRVGPLPLADILTQLGELPDIDLLADTQRQPWLEVRVKLDEPQPDLRQQIETALQGKSVRLVRIAAEYAGSGSRAGDDDGSRLIELDQLTPQELFSRAWQENYGSDADEQTLKDFAVLLQEVQQEGEQP